The following coding sequences lie in one Phaenicophaeus curvirostris isolate KB17595 chromosome 5, BPBGC_Pcur_1.0, whole genome shotgun sequence genomic window:
- the LYVE1 gene encoding lymphatic vessel endothelial hyaluronic acid receptor 1 → MGTFFGVTSAVFFTWVMTFMAQNYFITGSVLSPCRITGVGIYLEEKVNFSEASNACNQLNLQLASKAQVDKALKHGFETCSYGWVKDGLAVIPRITSNTKCGKGNVGLVPWNAEHFKTFKVYCFNSSDVQINSCKPDPTTAIVPSSSAPTDFTAYSSTDVTENITAVPNVTESEQPPKNIKFRVICVTETIAPTEGTTTKMPEEYSPRYTSRAAFKNDAIVFGGIPTALLVLAVIFFIISVVLAVCYIKRYKKTFPFSNKDQQKEMVETTALKETKSNDKTPEKETKNNGKKAEESKTMPEATVKCLEAEV, encoded by the exons ATGGGAACATTTTTTGGAGTTACCTCAGCAGTGTTTTTCACCTGGGTTATGACATTCATGGCTCAAAATTACTTTATAACAG GTTCCGTTCTTTCACCTTGCAGGATCACAGGTGTAGGAATCTATCTTGAGGAGAAAGTGAATTTCTCAGAAGCAAGTAATGCATGTAATCAGCTGAATCTACAGTTGGCAAGTAAAGCCCAAGTTGACAAGGCTTTGAAACATGGCTTTGAAACATGCAG CTATGGATGGGTGAAAGACGGATTGGCTGTCATTCCTCGGATAACATCCAACACCAAATGCGGTAAGGGCAACGTTGGACTAGTGCCATGGAATGCTGAacactttaaaacatttaagGTTTACTGCTTCAATTCCTCAG ATGTTCAGATTAACTCATGTAAACCAGATCCAACTACAGCCATAGTACCTTCATCAAGTGCACCAACAGACTTCACTGCATATTCAAGCACGGATGTGACTGAGAACATCACAGCAGTGCCCAATGTGACCGAGTCAGAACAACCCccgaaaaatataaaatttcgCGTAATATGTGTAACTGAAACTATAGCACCAACAGAGGGGACCACTACAAAAATGCCGGAGGAATACTCGCCCCGCTACACTTCCCGTGCTGCCTTTAAGAATGATGCCATTGTGTTTGGAG GTATCCCTACTGCACTTCTTGTACTGGCAGTCATCTTCTTCATTATTTCAGTTGTTCTAGCAGTCTGCTATATCAAAAG gtACAAGAAAACCTTCCCTTTTTCGAACAAGGATCAGCAAAAAGAAATGGTTGAAACTACTGCTCTCAAAGAGACCAAGTCAAATGACAAAACACCtgagaaggaaacaaagaataatggaaaaaaggcagaagagtCTAAAACCATGCCTGAGGCCACAGTAAAATGTTTGGAAGCAGAAGTTTAA